GTGCAGTGAAATCATGTAATATTATTTCTGTGTAAAAGAGCAAAACGAAACCTGTTGTATAggtcaaaaaaaagtttttccccTAATGTTGGATAGAAAGAAAATGTAACTAGGTGGGAAAACTGGCTGAGACTCCTGACTATGTTCCTGGAGACTGCGATGCCTTAATGCACTTACTGTTGTACTTACAGACGTTCCTTCACTGAGCATTTTATCTTCCCCTCGCTGTGTTTCCCTGTATGTACTGAGCCCTTGTACAGCTCTACCTTTTCCTCCTATGAATGAGAGGGTGAAAGGAGCAGTTTTGTATTTGATGAAACCAATGTTCTTCTGTATTTAATAAAGAGATCTTCCATCTTGAAAATCACAACGGTGGGGAGAAATTCTTTCTTGTGTGTCAAACGTATTAATGTCAGTATCGCTGTCAGAGTAAACCTCATACATCTGAAATGCAAAATCAGGGTTTGCAACATTGCCTAGCTTGAATATGCaacaccatacacacatgcaaatggtTGTGGGATTATTCATACAATCAATTTGTGGTGCAAAGTGGTCTGGTTTTCAGTTGTCATTGTAATTCCTCAACAGAAAGCAAATTTTGTAGGACGCAAGGAAAAGGGGTCAAAGGGCATTCCATTTGGGATAAActatttttgacagaaattGTTTTTGACTGTCCCAGATAATACAAGACAGACATAAACAAGACCTAAACACCATGGGGGGGGCATGATCAGGTTTATGTGATTCCTGGGGGGGGTTGTCAGGGAGCTGCTTCCTCATGCTGATTTTTATGAAATCTTAACGAGCCTGCCGCCCCTCATGCCCACACTGAGGAGGACtttgggggccgggggggtgcaGAGGTCCTTAGCGTAGCAGTGGGTCCTGTACTTCCAGGGCAGTGgctttgggctgtggggggggtcagcacacggagggggtgggggcacgcCCGGCCAGCGCTGTGCTTCTGTTTCGGGAGGTGATTCCGGTCCTGTCCTTTCAGGAGGTGATTCCAGCCCTGTCCTTTTGGGAGGTGATTCCGGTTCTCTCCTCTCAGAAGGTGACTCTGGTGCTGTGGATTCAGGTGGTTCGGCCTGTGTGTAAGGACAGACCTGAAACTCCGCCCCCCTGCTCAGTGGGATACAGCATTCTGCAGGTAAGCACGGAGTTCCAGTATCCGTGGAAACGCAGCCTCTGCCAGGTGCGATAAGGCCACCACACACCGGCTCTGCTCCCACGCTTCCAGGGAGCTCGCCATCGATAGACCTAGCCTTTATTCCACCTCCACCATgatgaccaatcacagctctgctCTCTTGGCACCCTTCTGTCTGCCGGCCAATCAGAGGGAAAGAAGCCCCGTCACTATACAAAGCATGTCCTGTTTGCATGACTGGGTGAAGCTgtgactctttctctccctgtgagGGATCTGTAGACGgtgactctttctctctctgtgagggatATGTAGACTGTGACTCCTGTCTCTGTGAGGGATCTTTAAgtactttctctttctctccctgtgagTGATCTGTAGACAgtgactctttctctctctgtgagggatATGTAGACTGTGACTCCTGTCTCTGTGAGGGATCTTTAAgtactttctctttttctctctgtgaggGATCTGTAGACTGtgactctttctgtctctgtgaggGATATGTAGACTGTGACTCCTGTCTCTGTGAGGGATCTTTAAgtactttctctttctctctctgtgagggatCTTTAGGCTgtgactctttctctctcctaaATGGATCTTTaagttctttctctctctgtgaggggtGTTTAGCCTGAAGTGGACAGAGCCTTGTGGTGATTGGCCTctccaggggaggggggcggagcctcagcaGATTGTCTCTGTGCCCCAGTTTGGTGAACCGGGACCTCAGGAGCTGGAAGCGGGAGGGGTATGGGTGGGGAGGACGGACCGCCcccttgcccctccccctccccctccccacgtCCTCCCTGGGCTGCCCGCGGTCCTGCCGGCGGGCCACGCCCTGCTCCAGGAGCGCCAGGTAGTTCAGGAGGGTGTTGATTTCGTCGTCCGCGCGCTTGCAGGACAGCCGTTTTACCGCCTGCCACAGATCGGCGTGGAATTCACCGGAACTTACGGGGGCATCACCCAGTTCTGGCCTAAGAAGGTAAGAATGGAAAAGTGAGGAAAACTGCATTCCTTCTTTTAGGAAGACTGAATAaatggcgtgtgtgtgctgcagcagggcggatgttggcgtgtgtgtgctgcagcagggtggaTGTTGGCGTGcgtgtgctgcagcagggcggatgttggcgtgtgtgtgctgcagcagggtggatgttggcgtgtgtgtgctgcagcgGGGTGgatgttggcgtgtgtgtgctgcagcagggtggatgttggcgtgtgtgtgctgcagcgGGGTGgatgttggcgtgtgtgtgtgctgcagcagggtggatgttggcgtgtgtgtgctgcagcagggtggatgttggcgtgtgtgtgctgcagcagggtggatgttggcgtgtgtgtgctgcagcagggtggatgttggcgtgtgtgtgctgcagcagggcggatgttggcgtgtgtgtgctgcagcagggtggaTGTTTTCAGGAACGCGTGACTCGAACATTACCTCTCTCCGTTAGCTGCGGCGTACAGAGCCGCTCCTAAGCCCTCCATCTGGCCCTTCAGTCCCAGGTTCAGCAGGAAGGAGCTGGGGACCCCCAAACTGCCATAGAGGAGACCATACAGGCACCCCACCATACAGCCTGTCCCCTCACTGTCACCTGGGGTAAACAGGGTCACAGTCATACgcacgtgtgtgagagtgtgtgcgtgtgtgtgtgtgtgtgtgtgtgtgtacagaatgtgtgtgtgtgtgtgtgtgtgtgtgtacagaatgtgtgtgtgtgtgcgtgtgtgtgtacagaatgtgtgtgtatgtctgtgtgtgtgtgtgtgtgtacagaatgtgtgtgtctgtgtgtgtgtgtgtgtgcgtgtgtgtgtgtgtgtacagaatgtgtgtgtgtgtctgtgtgtgtgtgcatgtgtgtgtgtgtgtgtgtgcatgcatgtgtgtcctGCCTGTTgttaattaatatttgaaatgctCCAAAAATGCTACCTGATGCCCCCTCTGATGCCTGGTGCCTCCCTACCTCCATGACACAAGGCCCACTGACAGAGCCTGGTCCAGTCCCCCCCAGCACCGAGGATGGCGTCGTACACCATCAGCGTGATCGCCACCCCCTTCCGTTTCCCTGGAGACGCTGCGGACCAATGCCTGTACAACTGTCACAGGAGAACCGGGTCAGGATTCAGGTTCGTCTGAGCAGAGGAGCGGGCTGAGAGATTCATGCTACTGTtctctgtaatgtgctgtataaGAAAGTGTTCCCGTAGAAACAGGTTATATTGATAACTGATTCCGTTAGACACTGGCTGGTGAAATTAGTGGTGTCCAAACAGAAAGAAGGAAGGTACCTTATTTCTTTCAACTGAGTCGTAGTTTTCAGGAAAGAAGGGTTCATCACAACCCTCTCTGTCAATCTTCCTCTGCTGAAGGtaaaactgccattttgtttcaaagtAGAACCAGTTTTCACTGTAGTCTAggaatgaaacacaaataaatgggAAATACTTGCATAGGCTTTGAGCAGACCATCATAATAACACATCATAAGATGGTTTAATGTAATCATTGTAAGGTATAATTCAGCCCTGGTAATGACAccaatcaaatatatttcacttgAGTCAGGTCAGGAAATCACCCAGCATATTACTACGCTATTCACAGACATTACACAACTGTGCACTCATGCTACACACTGTGACTAGTCTGGCACAGGTTACGCAACATCGCAGCTGTCTCTGTGCCGCTGGTCAGCCCGCTTACATCACCGCTATTCCCTGTCGTACCTGTGAAGAGGGCGGGGTCTGTGGCATTCCTGTCTTACCTGTGAAGAGGGCGGGTCTTCCCCGGCAGTACTGTTCGGCCCGTGGCAGCGTCCCCAGCATGAGCCTGCCCCAGCGGGACACCGGCTGCCCCTGCACGGCGTACGAGGCAAACAGCGCCATGCACACGCATCCCAGGaatcctgccaaaaaaaacattcccaaatgTGTCCGTCCAGCACCCTTCCGAAACGTTCCCAGAAAGGAGCCGTGTGGTACCCCACTGGGAACTGATCCTATCCTCAGATTCATTAGTGGCAGCGACTCGTTATTTGAGTAATGTTATGAGGCATTggtagctttaaaaaaacatatttgttcaGCTAGCCCCCTCATCAAGTCATACTGcttaaatatgcatatatgttcTATTATAAGGCAGAGTACTTTTGGAGAATTTATTCAGATGCTCTTTTAAAGGGTGCTGCTCAAAAGTCCAGTTCCTCAATCACTGCTCAAAGCTGCTTCCATTATGGGACTATTATATGTTCAATTCTTGAGGTATATGAGCATTTTATGAGCATGGGTAGAGATGTTCAGGTGTAGACTCCACTCTCTATTACCTGTGGGACAGGTGTGCGTCATGCGGCCGCATTCGACGCTGGCGTGGATGAGATCGGTGACGTGCTCGGGGCGGGGAAATCGCATGCCGATGCACAGGCCCCTCACCGCTGCGCTGGTCCCGGGATCTGAAAGGAGGACAGTCAGCTGGCCGGGCTCGCTAAAAACGGCACAACTGCCCGCTGACGTCTGGAGCAAAGCCAGACCCACACGctcacataaaaacacacgATGGAGGGAGTGGCCAAGGCCGGATAGCACGCAATCACAGCTCGAAACGGAGATCCACCTGCTAAAGCTCATTCAGCCCTGCTATAAATACAACTGCTGTTTATCACAAGGACTGGACAGTGGCCTGCCTGGGGTCTATAATTAAAGCGCCACCCTGACAAAGAACACAAGCCTCACAGTTATGAGGAACCCACAAACAGCAAATGAAATACTCAGTAACAAGGGGACAGTACAACCAGAAAATGAAATACTCCGTAACAAGGGGAAAGTACAACCAGCAAATGAAATACTCAGTAACAAGGGGACAGTATTTTCTAGGGCAAACGTGATACGAGTGAATTGCTCCTTGTCGAAATAAAATAGCTCACCTGTTCCGGTCTTGGTAGCACTGCACTTATCTTCATTACAGCTGAGATATTTCTCCAGTGCTATGAGGTACCGTCTGGCCACCTCTCTGCAGAATGTGTGTTGACTTTTCATGCCTACGATTAGACCACAATGTCAGGATAACGCTGGAGAGGTAACCACTGAACACCGTTCTCACAAcacgtatgtgcgtgtgtgtgtg
This is a stretch of genomic DNA from Anguilla rostrata isolate EN2019 chromosome 4, ASM1855537v3, whole genome shotgun sequence. It encodes these proteins:
- the LOC135252181 gene encoding uncharacterized protein LOC135252181 → MERYCAGMLLLEAGGRVGYHGARRGGGARRGSLARPEEVWGGLERALERVEKRRLPLDLLTHIATAEALLAGMKSQHTFCREVARRYLIALEKYLSCNEDKCSATKTGTDPGTSAAVRGLCIGMRFPRPEHVTDLIHASVECGRMTHTCPTGFLGCVCMALFASYAVQGQPVSRWGRLMLGTLPRAEQYCRGRPALFTDYSENWFYFETKWQFYLQQRKIDREGCDEPFFPENYDSVERNKLYRHWSAASPGKRKGVAITLMVYDAILGAGGDWTRLCQWALCHGGDSEGTGCMVGCLYGLLYGSLGVPSSFLLNLGLKGQMEGLGAALYAAANGERPELGDAPVSSGEFHADLWQAVKRLSCKRADDEINTLLNYLALLEQGVARRQDRGQPREDVGRGRGRGKGAVRPPHPYPSRFQLLRSRFTKLGHRDNLLRLRPPPLERPITTRLCPLQAKHPSQREKELKDPFRREKESQPKDPSQREKEKVLKDPSQRQESQSTYPSQRQKESQSTDPSQREKEKVLKDPSQRQESQSTYPSQREKESLSTDHSQGEKEKVLKDPSQRQESQSTYPSQREKESPSTDPSQGEKESQLHPVMQTGHALYSDGASFPLIGRQTEGCQESRAVIGHHGGGGIKARSIDGELPGSVGAEPVCGGLIAPGRGCVSTDTGTPCLPAECCIPLSRGAEFQVCPYTQAEPPESTAPESPSERREPESPPKRTGLESPPERTGPESPPETEAQRWPGVPPPPPCADPPHSPKPLPWKYRTHCYAKDLCTPPAPKVLLSVGMRGGRLVKIS